The genomic stretch GTAATGAAGGGACTTTGGActtgttaaataaaacaaaaaatgtaaatctcTCGCTATTTTCtgcaccaaaaaaaataaataattaagatTTATGACTAAATCCTTATCTTGTAacatatcagaatcagaatcagaaatactttattgatcccagggcgAAATTGcttatatatttttacatatgttgtagtcatttatttatttttttataactcaaaaattcaaaaaaataaaataaaatcaaaaataaataaaaatgaattttgtTCTGTCTGGCTGTAGAGCCTCACTGATAATACTCTATGTTTGTAGAGCCTCATATGTTCAGTGTTGTAACGCACTGAAAATAGCCTATAAAGCGCGCAAACACTTGTGTACAGTTGTCCTGTAAAAACTATAATCCTTCCATTTTACTGGAAACACTCTGACTATCTCCCTAACATCCCTGATGTGTGAAAATACAGGAGGTGTTCGGCAGTCTGGAGATGCGTTTTAAGCGCGCTTCTCTGCGCGCAGCGGGCAACATGAGCGGTGATTTAGCAGAAAACACGCAGAGCTGAGCTTCTTAATACAAACATCTGGCCGTGGTAACAGGATCACATGTTCTTCTTGAACAGTAAACCTGCTTTGTATTTGTTTAAACGGCTTTGTAAAGCTGCGCTGAGGGGAAACGAATAGTGAGGgtaaaacaacagaacagacGGACTCGGCACAGATTCATTATGGGctactgtatatatatgtatatataggcTGTATGTATTTACAAACAGAAATGTCAATGGCAGTCACTGAACATGTCTTCGACCAAAACTTCATTTACAAAATTTCACACAATATGGATAACCGCAGTGTAGACACAttggaaaattaaaaaaagtaacATGAAAATGTCCTTTATGATAAAAGTGCAAAAAGGATGGGGCAGCACGACGCGTCTATATTACAAAGCGAAGAGCGTATTTATAGTCATCTGTACACATTAACTGTCAGCAAATAAAAAAGAcaggtataataataataataataatttgtgtcAGACATAACACAAAAATAAGGATATCGGCAATTGTAAAAAAAGGATTTTGCATGTttgaataataaatattaacacTGTATAGCCATGTCCTTATTTTAAAACGTTCATaatggaagaaaaagaaagtcaGTGTTATCTACCTATACATATACAGTGACGGTCGCTGCTTAAAAGGATGCAGCCTACTATAGTAGATGATCCGGGGAGCAAATATCATCCTCGATATCCACATCGTCGTCATTTTCCTCCAGCATGTACGAGTCCGGCTCCAGGccttgtttcagctcctccgAGCTCTTATCGTTCAGTTCGCTCTCGCTGGAGTTCTCCGCGCACCGCTCCAGCTCCCCAGGGGTCTTTCGCTCGTCCTGCGCTTTCCTCAGCTGCTTCTTGTGCTTCATCCTGCGGTTCTGGAACCACGTCTTCACCTGTGCGCGGGGGAAAGGTAAGATTAAAAGATGGGGACAATGTATGCAAtctatcttcttcttcttattagtagtatttatttttgtgttttgtagaTATTAAATAGACTagagaaaacatgaaaaacattttttttgtatttattatatttattacaaTCAATTGGTCCGTTTAAGTAAATTACTATCCTCTCCATGTGGATAAAATACCCTATACTATTTATTCATAGTGTATTTTAGAGAGACACCAGACCGTAATCAAAGTGACCCTATTGTCTCAtgcttcaggtgtgtgtgtgtgtgtgtgtgtgtgcttacctgTGTCTCGGACAGGCTGAGCGCCGTGGCCAGCTCCACTCTCTCCGGTGTGGACAGGTACCGCTGGATTTCAAAGCGCTTCTCCAGGCCGGACAGCTGCGAGTCGGAGAACACCGTCCGGGCCTTCCTGCGTCTGCAGTGCTTACCCGGTAACTCTGCGTGGTGCTGGAACAAGGCCGGCATCTGCATCCCTGCGGGTGATTTTTAAAGATGATATTAAACTCTCCTGTGTTGAATATTAGTGTAAACAGGTGGTTGAGGTTTTGTCTATATTTTCGTCAACATGTAACGCTGTTCGGATTGATTTTACGCAGCAGACACATGTGTAGAAGTGTAGTCtacatttaatcattttaatgcaACTGAAGAaaagtttaagaaaaaaatcaaacaggGATCCAACTTTTCAGAGATCCAATCATCAACCACTCCGCTAtcctcttttttctttattcaccCTTCACTATAGGCAAACGTTAGGGGAATTAATATTTGTATTGGTTTGCTGATTCAAAGTCTTTCCTCCTGAATGTGTGCCACATGCTTCCCTCGGGCCTTCCTCTGCCACAGAGGCTCTCCGTGCTTACCTGACGTGAAGAAGTACTGGTGATGTTCTGGCTTGTGCAGAGGATGGTGCGGATGGGGCGCCAGAATCGGGGTTGGCATCAGTGGGTATCCATACTCCAGGATGGGCATCCGGGAGGCCAGGGAGCTGCAGAACGGCGAGGGGATGACCTCTCTGAGCGGTTTGGGTTTGTGTAATAAAATGTCCTCAATAAAAAACGACGTGGACCTCTGAGTGGGCGCCGCAGACGCGTAGTTCATACTCATGGTGTTAGTTTGGATTTGTTATTTTCTTGCCTTTAAACCTGCATCAGCATCTGCCTATTTCCTCCTAAAATGTCCCAGGCTTAAAtgcagtctctgtgtgtgatcagtgaaTGACACTACGTGTTACACAGATATCGGTGGGAGGGCACATCTCCAACAAGTATTTATTCAGCGAGAGTAGAGGGTTGAAGGGAATGGATTTGCGCCTCAGCCAATAAGAGCCTTGGATGGGTGGAGGGGGATTGTGCGGAATCGCTTCTTCGCTCTGATTGGTCGGCGTTCGGAGCTGatggaaaaaagcaaacaacaaattCCACATAAACAGAGCACCTGCGACCGCACCAGAGTTCGTTTGGAAACAACTAAAAATCCAACCCAGTATCACCGCAGAGAGAGGCGCTTACCCGGTCTCCTAGCAACCACACAGAGTTATTCCTTATTTAGCCCAAAATATAGTTAATCATACTTTAACTTCAGTTTGGTACTTTTAACAGTTTAAAGATGTGTTTGGGAGCTCGCCGTGGGTCTAAGAATATTCTCTGCCAGAATTTctggtctgtgttgtgtttgggatatgaatattatatattatattataggCTATAATCTTGGTACATGTTAATGTTATACTCATATAAAGTAATTTTGTCctataaaaaataaagtttttcaaaataaacaataatagAATAGGGAAATAACATGGAGTTTATGTCACTATGGTATTAGTcttacatttcacacacacacacacacacacacacacacacacacacacacacatacacgcgcATACAACTTCAATTGTCCAAGAAAATTCCGTGAAACTTGTGCGCTCTTCGTGCCGGTGACTGAAGTGATGTAGCGGTGTCACAGGAGGataggctgctgcaggtctgtctAGCAATTCTGCTCAAATTGGCTGTAATTGTTGGTATTAAAATCTGGGAGAGTACAAGTGCCGCTCCTCTGCTCATTTATGAAAGAAAGCGGTGCGCTATAATTTGTTGATATGGTGTTGTCATCACATTTCCAATCAGCCCGGTTAATGTGAAAGTGTCTTAATGTAGGCAGAATTCACGCTGCAATGCTATTAGGCAATTAAGGCAGATGTTAGAGCGGAAGTTGTAATCCTTGGGCTGGAGGACAGGATTTCCATTTGATCAGATGGAGGGAGAACAAATTAATTACTGTGGAAAGCGCTGTTCTGCTGCATTCGTTTGCATAGGTTTGTATTGAATGGACGCCCATAATGTAAATTAGAATAGATGCACTCAAATCGTACGACTGAGACTATTCCTAATGTGCCAGGGTACACTATTTGTATGCATatttaacatgttttattgCAAGAAAAAACTTTTAAAGATGATACCAAAGCGGATGGAGGTAACCTTGCTGCACCTGACTGTGCGTCaatcctcctttttcttttttgagacATGGATAATACGTTGCTTTTAGCGGAAAAGTAGAAAGTTAATTGGAACCAATGGTGATAAAATCGTCTTCAGGATCCGCTCTTGAGACGCAGTTAAGCGGCTTTTTGAAGCCATTTCATTAAGTAAAAAACAATTGAGTCGGGGTAGCAGTGCGTCACCGCGTAAGTGGCACGTTTGGATAAGAGGTGTGCAGCAGTACTTCGACTAATACCTGGCTTATGGCTGTCAAAGCAGCCTCGCAGGCTAGCACACAAAAGAATAACGGGATGCCGAGGAGGGGATAACCTTCCTACATGCAGTGGCAGAACGAAAGTGTGTGCACATctccaaaaaacacaacaaaacaaaacaaaataataataaaaaaaacacttggcATATATTTTCCCttcatatgtatttatttattttccttcaACACCTAACAACCGCTGTCCACCATCTTTcaaattttgtttttaacataatAGGCTACTAAGCGCAAAATTCAACCAACCAATCTTGGATAAAAATGATACAAACGAAGAGCCTTGttttccatatatatatatatatatatatatatatatatatatatatatatatatatatatatatatatatatatatatatatatatatacgatggttataatgatgatgatcTACTCTCAGCCTTCATGCAGCTCCCATCATGCTTTGTGTCTTCTAATGAGAGGTAGCGCTCCTTGGGCATTCATGCATCCGATAGGCGCACATGTAGAATATacctggaaaaaaagaagataggTTCAAATGAAGTATTCAGATTTAACTGAA from Parambassis ranga chromosome 14, fParRan2.1, whole genome shotgun sequence encodes the following:
- the bsx gene encoding brain-specific homeobox protein homolog, coding for MSMNYASAAPTQRSTSFFIEDILLHKPKPLREVIPSPFCSSLASRMPILEYGYPLMPTPILAPHPHHPLHKPEHHQYFFTSGMQMPALFQHHAELPGKHCRRRKARTVFSDSQLSGLEKRFEIQRYLSTPERVELATALSLSETQVKTWFQNRRMKHKKQLRKAQDERKTPGELERCAENSSESELNDKSSEELKQGLEPDSYMLEENDDDVDIEDDICSPDHLL